From a region of the Oryza sativa Japonica Group chromosome 6, ASM3414082v1 genome:
- the LOC4341659 gene encoding uncharacterized protein — MAAEDAGGGAGERMKLLCSLGGRILPRPGDGTLRYAGGDTRIVSVPRGVALGELFGRLAEAYGGATGASFAVKYQLPDEGLDALISVSSPEDLDNMIEEYDKLAGASPKLRVFIFPISDAAGGGGGEEAEGGGFDAGLRYLEAVNGIVRKDSVASLSSTQNSDGGPPPPAPTSGGGGGGGSPTALSPTSTCSNDAARSAFGVAAPPPLVDVFSNAAAPAPVPVKPQEIAAEVRAPPQANPQPEAARYRQPLSQLPPLPPVFMNDHREAMQGLNQAMPGNGGRLEDCNMCLKALPHAHSDPVVNDYGSDMHGGPGPETVPVYMSLRPEDVARIMMPERAVPVPMGAYGYTHMHPVPHEREMMYAQQVEGIPNTVLIDPSGLHQHVYVHQQQQVPPQQLPSTYGFNQIPVIPNEKDRVVSPGSAHSDISSSHQHIMQQPLPPQQQQLPSGQGMAQYPVKQNSPNNQLTGEGSLSGNARHREDGLTRRDNVSPVAPAAVPTYMANVDRMMDSLRLSPSEASSASTEQRKPVMPPENGVPQNAIPENSQGFPDTRAREVSQSNTNTFFDVSEPKVVLPTEPAPSPSIASSYLHNVQHTNVSHMPHMMSIGGPYSSYVVATVGPGGVPPSAYGVDLVYANSAVNPLSERKDVPHEVAPNANAQVPAAALVNHAPNVDQIQESGLQGQQFGNDDPWKVVTNTHALPPRPKRVASRENISPKDPHSHNSLLNCKGPDLNIPAEDVALHQQSDHKDAHTEHGRFIKGDDMTSPDLVSVEDSLPTSNTKSSEPQPPVVNDGVGAVTGKVDAEAHANEVNKSRPADWISGFPATDDLGRLQIIKNNDLEELQELGSGTFGTVYHGKWRGSDVAIKRINDRCFAGKPSEQDKMRNDFWNEASKLADLHHPNVVAFYGVVLDGPGGSIATVTEYMVNGSLRTALLKNAKTLDKRKRLIIAMDTAFGMEYLHNKNIVHFDLKSDNLLVNLRDPQRPICKVGDLGLSKVKCQTLISGGVRGTLPWMAPELLNGSSSLVSEKVDVFSFGIVLWELLTGEEPYADLHYGVIIGGIVSNTLRPAVPDSCDPEWRSLMEQCWSTEPSERPTFTEIAGRLRSMAASHKVQP, encoded by the exons atggccgccgaggacgcgggcggcggcgcgggggagaggatgAAGCTGCTGTGCAGCCTCGGCGGCCGCATCCTCCCGCGCCCGGGCGACGGGACGCTGCGGTacgccggcggcgacacccGGATCGTGTCGGTGCCGCGCGGGGTGGCGCTCGGGGAGCTGTTCGGGAGGCTCGCCGAGGCGTACGGGGGCGCCACGGGGGCGAGCTTCGCGGTGAAGTACCAGCTCCCCGACGAGGGCCTCGACGCGCTCATCTCCGTGTCCTCGCCGGAGGATCTCGACAACATGATCGAGGAGTATGACAAGCTGGCCGGCGCGAGCCCCAAGCTGAGGGTGTTCATCTTCCCCATCTCcgacgcggcgggcggtggcggcggggaggaggcggagggcgggGGATTCGATGCCGGGCTCCGGTATCTGGAGGCGGTGAACGGTATTGTGCGCAAGGACAGCGTCGCGAGCCTCTCGTCGACGCAGAACTCCGATGGcgggccgcctccgccggcgccgacttcgggtggtggcggcggcggcggttctcCGACCGCGCTCTCCCCCACCTCTACTTGCTCGAATGATGCCGCGAGATCGGCGTTTGgtgtggcggcgccgccaccgcttgTCGATGTGTTCAGCAATGCCGCTGCTCCGGCTCCTGTCCCTGTGAAGCCACAGGAGATTGCTGCTGAAGTGAGGGCTCCACCGCAGGCGAATCCACAGCCGGAAGCAGCGAGGTACCGGCAGCCGCTGTCGCAGCTACCACCGTTGCCGCCTGTGTTCATGAACGATCATAGGGAGGCCATGCAGGGTCTGAATCAGGCGATGCCAGGAAATGGGGGAAGGCTGGAAGACTGCAATATGTGCTTGAAGGCACTTCCTCATGCTCACTCAGATCCAGTGGTGAATGACTACGGTAGCGATATGCATGGAGGGCCTGGCCCCGAGACGGTGCCGGTATACATGAGCCTGCGGCCAGAAGACGTGGCAAGGATTATGATGCCGGAGAGGGCGGTGCCAGTTCCGATGGGGGCTTATGGGTACACCCATATGCATCCCGTGCCGCATGAGAGGGAGATGATGTATGCGCAGCAGGTTGAAGGGATTCCGAACACAGTGCTCATTGACCCATCTGGCTTGCATCAGCATGTGTATgttcatcagcagcagcaagttCCACCACAGCAGTTGCCTTCAACCTATGGATTTAACCAGATCCCTGTGATTCCAAATGAGAAGGACAGAGTAGTTTCTCCAGGTTCGGCTCATTCTGATATCTCAAGCTCTCATCAACACATTATGCAGCAGCCGCTGccaccgcagcagcagcaattgCCTTCAGGCCAAGGAATGGCACAATATCCCGTCAAGCAAAATAGTCCAAACAATCAGCTTACAGGTGAGGGTAGCCTAAGTGGCAATGCAAGGCATCGTGAGGATGGACTGACGCGCCGTGATAATGTGTCCCCAGTGGCACCTGCTGCTGTGCCGACTTATATGGCTAATGTGGACAGGATGATGGATTCGCTCCGCTTGAGCCCTAGTGAGGCCAGTTCTGCCTCTACTGAACAAAGAAAGCCAGTGATGCCTCCTGAGAATGGTGTACCCCAGAATGCCATACCAGAAAACTCTCAGGGGTTCCCAGATACTCGAGCAAGAGAAGTTAGTCAGAGCAACACCAACACCTTTTTTGATGTCAGTGAACCTAAGGTAGTCCTTCCAACTGAACCAGCACCATCACCTTCCATTGCCAGCTCTTATTTGCACAATGTTCAGCACACCAATGTGAGCCATATGCCACATATGATGAGCATCGGGGGTCCCTACTCGAGTTATGTTGTAGCTACGGTTGGGCCTGGTGGAGTGCCTCCATCGGCTTATGGTGTTGATCTTGTCTATGCAAATTCTGCTGTAAATCCATTAAGTGAGCGCAAGGATGTTCCACATGAAGTAGCTCCAAATGCTAATGCTCAGGTACCTGCAGCAGCATTGGTAAATCATGCTCCCAATGTGGACCAAATCCAAGAGTCTGGCTTACAAGGCCAGCAATTTGGCAATGACGACCCCTGGAAAGTAGTGACAAATACACATGCTTTGCCACCGAGACCTAAGAGGGTAGCAAGCAGGGAAAACATCAGCCCGAAGGATCCACATTCTCACAACTCTTTATTAAATTGCAAAGGGCCAGATCTGAATATTCCGGCTGAAGATGTTGCTCTCCACCAACAATCAGATCACAAGGACGCCCATACAGAGCATGGTCGATTCATCAAAG GTGATGATATGACCAGCCCAGATTTGGTAAGTGTCGAGGACAGTTTACCTACATCTAATACAAAGTCATCAGAGCCTCAGCCTCCTGTGGTGAATGATGGAGTTGGTGCTGTCACTGGTAAAGTAGATGCTGAAGCACACGCCAATGAG GTTAACAAGAGCAGACCAGCAGATTGGATTTCAGGTTTTCCAGCTACTGATGATCTTGGACGTCTGCAG ATTATAAAGAATAATGACCTTGAAGAGCTCCAAGAACTTGGTTCTGGAACTTTTGGAACCGTATATCATGGTAAATGGAGGGGATCTGATGTTGCTATTAAAAGAATCAATGACAGATGTTTTGCTGGGAAGCCATCAGAGCAAGACAAGATG CGGAATGACTTTTGGAATGAAGCATCTAAACTTGCTGATCTACACCACCCAAATGTCGTGGCCTTTTATGGTGTTGTTCTTGATGGACCTGGGGGATCAATTGCCACTGTTACTGAATACATGGTTAATGGTTCACTCAGAACAGCTTTGCTGAAGAATGCCAA GACCCTGGATAAGCGTAAGAGATTGATAATTGCCATGGATACTGCTTTCGGAATGGAATATTTGCATAACAAAAACATAGTGCACTTTGACCTGAAAAGTGACAATTTGCTTGTTAATTTAAGGGATCCTCAGCGTCCAATATGCAAG GTTGGTGATCTTGGACTTTCAAAAGTAAAATGTCAGACCCTCATCTCTGGTGGTGTGAGGGGGACTCTTCCATGGATGGCTCCAGAACTTCTGAATGGAAGTAGCAGCTTGGTCTCCGAAAAG GTTGATGTGTTCTCCTTTGGGATTGTTCTCTGGGAACTCTTAACAGGAGAAGAACCATACGCAGATCTGCATTATGGTGTTATTATAG GTGGCATTGTGAGCAACACTCTACGACCAGCAGTACCTGACTCTTGTGATCCAGAGTGGAGATCACTAATGGAGCAATGTTGGTCGACAGAACCATCCGAACGGCCAACCTTTACGGAGATTGCTGGTAGGTTACGCTCCATGGCTGCATCCCATAAGGTGCAACCCTGA